In one window of Nocardiopsis aegyptia DNA:
- the folP gene encoding dihydropteroate synthase, with protein MGPKQTVPGLPDRGRCLVMGVVNVTPDSFSDGGAWFDPERAIEHGLRLVEEGADIVDVGGESTRPGAQRVSAAEELHRVEPVVRELAARGVHVSVDTMRAEVAERAVAAGAVLVNDVSGGLADPAMARLVASSGVAYVLMHWRGHSHDMQSRAVYTDVVQEVLDELRDRMEAMISAGVDPGQIVLDPGLGFSKRPEQAHNWAILHQLERFHALGRPVLVAGSRKRFLSRLLGDAKDHDRPFTECDAATAAVSTLSADRGAWCVRVHDVRSSADAVRVASAWSDGGARLDRGRGEPMDRGGL; from the coding sequence ATGGGGCCGAAACAGACAGTTCCGGGCCTGCCCGACCGCGGGCGGTGCCTGGTCATGGGGGTCGTGAACGTCACCCCCGACTCCTTCTCCGACGGCGGCGCGTGGTTCGATCCCGAACGGGCCATCGAGCACGGCCTGCGCCTCGTGGAGGAGGGAGCGGACATCGTCGACGTCGGCGGCGAGTCCACACGCCCCGGAGCGCAGCGGGTGTCCGCCGCCGAGGAGCTCCACCGGGTCGAACCGGTCGTGCGCGAACTCGCCGCCAGAGGCGTCCACGTCAGTGTCGACACCATGCGCGCGGAGGTCGCCGAGCGCGCCGTCGCGGCGGGCGCGGTCCTCGTCAACGACGTCAGCGGCGGCCTGGCCGACCCGGCCATGGCCCGACTCGTGGCCTCTTCCGGCGTTGCCTACGTGTTGATGCACTGGCGCGGGCATAGTCATGACATGCAGAGCCGTGCCGTGTACACGGATGTCGTCCAGGAGGTCCTCGATGAGCTCCGCGACCGTATGGAGGCCATGATCAGTGCAGGTGTCGACCCGGGTCAGATCGTCCTGGACCCGGGACTGGGATTCTCGAAACGCCCTGAGCAGGCACACAACTGGGCGATTCTCCACCAGCTGGAACGCTTCCACGCGCTGGGGCGCCCGGTGCTGGTGGCCGGTTCCCGCAAGCGCTTCCTGAGCCGGCTGCTGGGGGACGCCAAGGACCACGACCGCCCCTTCACCGAGTGCGACGCCGCCACCGCGGCGGTCTCCACCCTCTCCGCCGACCGCGGCGCCTGGTGTGTGCGGGTGCACGACGTGCGCTCCAGCGCCGACGCCGTGCGCGTGGCCTCGGCCTGGTCCGACGGCGGTGCCCGACTCGACCGGGGCCGGGGCGAGCCCATGGACCGGGGCGGCCTGTGA
- the folE gene encoding GTP cyclohydrolase I FolE: MEGLEPRPVDRERIERAVREILIAIGEDPERDGLVKTPERVARAYEEQFSGLGQKPGDVLTTVFEAGHEEMILVKDIELYSTCEHHLVPFYGVAHVGYIPAADGRITGLSKLARLVDVYARRPQVQERLTGQVADAIMDHLQPRGVIVVVEAEHLCMTMRGVRKPGAKTVTSAVRGIFRGSDRTRSEAMSLILDRR; encoded by the coding sequence ATGGAGGGCCTGGAGCCCAGACCCGTCGACCGCGAGCGCATCGAGCGCGCCGTGCGCGAGATCCTCATCGCGATCGGGGAGGACCCCGAGCGCGACGGCCTGGTCAAGACGCCCGAGCGCGTCGCCCGCGCCTACGAGGAGCAGTTCTCCGGGCTGGGGCAGAAGCCGGGTGACGTGCTCACCACGGTCTTCGAGGCCGGGCACGAGGAGATGATCCTGGTCAAGGACATCGAGCTGTACTCCACGTGCGAGCACCACCTGGTGCCGTTCTACGGGGTGGCGCACGTGGGCTACATCCCGGCCGCCGACGGCCGCATCACCGGCCTGAGCAAGCTCGCCCGGCTGGTCGACGTGTACGCGCGCCGGCCGCAGGTGCAGGAGCGGCTCACCGGCCAGGTGGCCGACGCCATCATGGACCACCTCCAGCCGCGCGGCGTCATCGTCGTCGTGGAGGCCGAGCACCTGTGCATGACCATGCGCGGCGTCCGCAAGCCCGGCGCGAAGACGGTGACGTCCGCCGTCCGCGGCATCTTCCGCGGCAGTGACCGGACGCGGTCCGAGGCGATGAGCCTCATCCTCGACCGCCGCTGA
- the ftsH gene encoding ATP-dependent zinc metalloprotease FtsH, translated as MNLKRFFRGPWILILAVAVMLIIGFRVFDVGGGPQPEDADISQVYQLIENDAVDNAEIIDRDQRIVLTTTDDRILEAYWVEGQGAQLGEMLQESANSEDSNLDSYEVSVATTSVWTTALFSLLPLIIIIAIFWFIFSQMQGGGSRVMNFGKSKAKLITKDTPKNTFADVAGADEAIEELHEIKEFLQNPAKFQEMGAKIPKGVLLMGPPGTGKTLLARAVAGEAEVPFYSISGSDFVEMFVGVGASRVRDLFEQAKANAPAIIFIDEIDAVGRHRGAGMGGGHDEREQTLNQMLVEMDGFDVKGGVILIAATNRPDILDPALLRPGRFDRQVVVDRPDMDGRSDILKVHAKGKPMADDVDFRVIARQTAGMTGADLANVINEGALLSARAGAKVITHAVLEEAIERVMAGPERKTRVMSDTEKKVIAYHEGGHALVGHALPNSDPVHKITILPRGRALGYTMSVPTEDKFLTSRSQMMDQLAMMLGGRAAEELVFHEPTTGAGNDIDKATSLARNMVTEYGMSERLGARKFGSGSTEPFLGREMSHAREYSEEIASIIDEEVRRLIESAHDEAYDVLVEYRDVLDDLVVALLEKETLSKAEVLEIFAPITKRPSRGSYTGYGKRLPSERPPVRSKKEMAAINGAESVDGQVPETSGAAAEAAEPRRSERNGTEYEGTAAPGGNGQLPTRAEAEGDDA; from the coding sequence ATGAATCTGAAGCGTTTTTTCCGCGGCCCGTGGATTTTGATCCTGGCGGTCGCCGTCATGCTCATCATCGGCTTCCGCGTCTTCGACGTGGGTGGCGGCCCGCAGCCCGAAGACGCCGACATCTCGCAGGTGTACCAGCTCATCGAGAACGATGCGGTGGACAACGCCGAGATCATCGACCGCGACCAGCGCATCGTGCTGACGACCACCGACGACCGGATCCTCGAGGCGTACTGGGTCGAGGGCCAGGGCGCCCAGCTCGGGGAGATGCTCCAGGAGTCGGCGAACTCCGAGGACAGCAACCTGGACTCCTACGAGGTGTCGGTCGCCACCACCTCGGTGTGGACCACCGCGCTGTTCAGCCTGCTCCCGCTGATCATCATCATCGCGATCTTCTGGTTCATCTTCAGCCAGATGCAGGGCGGCGGCTCCCGCGTGATGAACTTCGGCAAGTCCAAGGCCAAGCTCATCACCAAGGACACGCCCAAGAACACCTTCGCCGACGTGGCCGGGGCCGACGAGGCCATCGAGGAGCTCCACGAGATCAAGGAGTTCCTGCAGAACCCGGCCAAGTTCCAGGAGATGGGCGCCAAGATCCCCAAGGGCGTGCTCCTGATGGGTCCGCCCGGTACCGGTAAGACCCTGCTGGCCCGCGCCGTGGCCGGCGAGGCCGAGGTGCCGTTCTACTCCATCTCCGGCTCCGACTTCGTCGAGATGTTCGTCGGTGTGGGCGCCTCGCGTGTGCGCGACCTGTTCGAGCAGGCCAAGGCCAACGCCCCCGCGATCATCTTCATCGACGAGATCGACGCCGTCGGCCGCCACCGCGGCGCCGGCATGGGCGGCGGCCACGACGAGCGCGAGCAGACGCTCAACCAGATGCTGGTCGAGATGGACGGCTTCGACGTCAAGGGCGGCGTCATCCTCATCGCCGCGACCAACCGGCCCGACATCCTGGACCCGGCCCTGCTGCGCCCGGGCCGTTTCGACCGGCAGGTCGTGGTCGACCGTCCCGACATGGACGGCCGCAGCGACATCCTCAAGGTCCACGCCAAGGGCAAGCCCATGGCCGACGACGTCGACTTCCGGGTGATCGCCCGCCAGACCGCCGGCATGACCGGCGCCGACCTGGCCAACGTCATCAACGAGGGCGCCCTGCTCTCCGCCCGCGCGGGCGCCAAGGTCATCACCCACGCGGTGCTGGAGGAGGCGATCGAGCGGGTCATGGCCGGCCCCGAGCGCAAGACCCGGGTGATGTCGGACACCGAGAAGAAGGTCATCGCCTACCACGAGGGCGGCCACGCCCTGGTGGGCCACGCGCTGCCCAACTCCGACCCGGTGCACAAGATCACCATCCTGCCGCGCGGCCGGGCCCTGGGCTACACCATGTCGGTGCCGACCGAGGACAAGTTCCTCACCTCGCGCTCACAGATGATGGACCAGCTCGCCATGATGCTGGGCGGCCGCGCCGCCGAGGAGCTCGTCTTCCACGAGCCCACCACCGGCGCCGGCAACGACATCGACAAGGCCACCAGCCTGGCCCGCAACATGGTCACCGAGTACGGCATGAGCGAGCGACTCGGCGCCCGCAAGTTCGGCTCCGGCAGCACCGAGCCGTTCCTGGGCCGCGAGATGTCGCACGCCCGCGAGTACTCCGAGGAGATCGCCTCCATCATCGACGAGGAGGTCCGCCGCCTCATCGAGTCCGCGCACGACGAGGCCTACGACGTCCTCGTCGAGTACCGGGACGTCCTGGACGACCTGGTCGTGGCGCTGCTGGAGAAGGAGACCCTGAGCAAGGCCGAGGTCCTGGAGATCTTCGCCCCGATCACCAAGCGGCCCTCGCGCGGGTCCTACACCGGCTACGGCAAGCGGCTGCCCTCGGAGCGGCCCCCGGTGCGCTCCAAGAAGGAGATGGCCGCGATCAACGGCGCCGAGAGCGTCGACGGCCAGGTTCCGGAGACCAGCGGCGCCGCGGCCGAGGCCGCCGAGCCGCGCCGGAGCGAGCGCAACGGCACCGAGTACGAGGGCACCGCCGCCCCGGGCGGCAACGGGCAGCTGCCCACCAGAGCAGAGGCCGAGGGGGACGACGCGTGA
- the hpt gene encoding hypoxanthine phosphoribosyltransferase — protein MDAKDMGPDLEKILVTEDEIKARLAELGARIDADYADRDLLIVGVLKGAVMVMADLARALHSPVSMDWMAVSSYGAGTTSSGVVRILKDLETDIKDRDVLIVEDVIDSGLTLSWLVGNLKSRGPRSVEVCTMVRKPLAFEVDLDVKYIGFDLPNEFIVGYGLDYAEKYRNLPFIGTLAPHVYEG, from the coding sequence GTGGACGCTAAGGACATGGGACCGGACCTTGAGAAGATCCTGGTCACCGAGGACGAGATCAAGGCGCGCCTGGCCGAGCTGGGGGCACGGATCGACGCCGACTACGCCGACCGGGACCTGCTGATCGTCGGAGTGCTCAAGGGCGCCGTCATGGTGATGGCCGACCTCGCCCGCGCGCTGCACAGCCCCGTCTCCATGGACTGGATGGCCGTCTCCTCCTACGGGGCCGGGACGACCTCCTCCGGCGTGGTCCGCATCCTCAAGGACCTGGAGACCGACATCAAGGACCGCGACGTCCTGATCGTCGAGGACGTCATCGACTCCGGTCTGACGCTCTCCTGGCTGGTGGGCAACCTCAAGTCGCGCGGCCCCCGGTCCGTGGAGGTCTGCACGATGGTCCGCAAGCCGCTGGCCTTCGAGGTCGACCTCGACGTCAAGTACATCGGCTTCGACCTGCCGAACGAGTTCATCGTCGGCTACGGCCTCGACTACGCCGAGAAGTACCGCAACCTGCCGTTCATCGGCACCCTCGCCCCGCACGTCTACGAGGGCTAG
- the tilS gene encoding tRNA lysidine(34) synthetase TilS yields MSGPHPAVAAVRSAVRRALADLPADTTVLAACSGGADSLALSGALAFEAPRAGRTAGGVTVDHGLQEGSAARAGEVADVLRGLGLDPVLVRAVEVGGPGGPEAAARRARYTALDGAVEAHAPAVVLLGHTLDDQAETVLLGLARGSGARSLAGMAPRNGHLLRPLLGLDRSTVRRACAEMGLRAWEDPHNLDPRFARSRVRHEALPALEKALGPGIAEALARTAAMLRADADTLDRLADDLLAEATPETGTATATGTGAETGADTGTGPVLAVDPLAAAPASLRTRVLRRAALAAGCPASALTARHVRELDRLVTEWRGQSHIDLPGGVRCRRVARRLRFGA; encoded by the coding sequence GTGAGCGGACCGCACCCCGCCGTGGCCGCCGTCCGCTCGGCGGTCCGGCGGGCGCTGGCCGATCTGCCCGCGGACACCACCGTGCTGGCGGCGTGCAGCGGGGGCGCGGACTCCCTCGCCCTGTCCGGCGCGCTGGCCTTCGAGGCCCCGCGCGCGGGCCGGACCGCGGGCGGCGTCACGGTCGACCATGGACTCCAGGAGGGATCGGCCGCACGCGCGGGCGAGGTCGCCGACGTGCTGCGGGGGCTCGGTCTGGACCCGGTCCTCGTGCGCGCGGTCGAGGTCGGCGGACCCGGCGGCCCGGAGGCCGCGGCCCGCCGCGCCCGCTACACCGCCCTGGACGGGGCGGTCGAGGCGCACGCCCCCGCGGTCGTGCTGCTCGGCCACACCCTCGACGACCAGGCCGAGACCGTGCTGCTGGGCCTGGCCCGCGGGTCCGGCGCCCGCTCCCTGGCCGGGATGGCGCCCCGCAACGGCCACCTCCTGCGGCCCCTGCTCGGCCTCGACCGGTCCACGGTCCGCCGGGCCTGCGCCGAGATGGGGCTCCGGGCCTGGGAGGATCCGCACAACCTCGATCCCCGGTTCGCCCGGTCGCGGGTGCGCCACGAGGCGCTGCCCGCGCTGGAGAAGGCGCTCGGGCCCGGCATCGCCGAGGCCCTCGCCAGGACCGCCGCGATGCTGCGCGCGGACGCCGATACCCTCGACCGGCTCGCGGACGACCTCCTGGCCGAGGCGACACCGGAGACCGGCACAGCCACCGCCACCGGCACCGGTGCCGAGACCGGCGCCGACACCGGGACCGGCCCGGTCCTGGCCGTCGACCCGCTGGCCGCGGCCCCCGCGTCGCTGCGCACGCGTGTCCTGCGCCGCGCCGCCCTGGCCGCCGGATGCCCGGCGAGCGCGCTCACCGCCCGCCACGTGCGCGAACTCGACAGGCTCGTCACCGAGTGGCGTGGCCAGTCCCACATCGACCTCCCCGGGGGCGTGCGCTGCCGGAGGGTCGCGCGGCGGCTGCGGTTCGGCGCCTGA
- a CDS encoding zinc-dependent metalloprotease: MIDWDVAVNTGVRLVRPGPQVDLSDARQAVAQLRELSTVAAGHVREFTGMNPLEPAGPAVIVDRPGWIRANVDGFRVVLEPVLQQMGAERLNTSPAGNLTSAVGSRITGVQLGAVLSYLAGKVLGQYELFLPPGPDGTTPTGRLTLVAPNIVNTEREMDVDARDFRLWVCLHEETHRMQFTATPWLRAYVQELMQELLLSSEMDAAALIDRLRAAGEAVADAVRGGRDSNLLTAFQTPEQKEIMDRVTAVMSLAEGHGDYVMDAVGPEVVPTVERIRARFQKRRETLNPLDRIMRQLLGMDLKMRQYEEGAAFVSAVVGQVGMTEFNKVWTSPETLPTLTEIRDPNAWIDRVVRPAAIAE, translated from the coding sequence GTGATCGACTGGGACGTAGCCGTCAACACCGGAGTCCGCCTCGTGCGCCCTGGGCCGCAGGTGGACCTGTCCGACGCGCGGCAGGCCGTGGCGCAGTTGCGCGAGCTTTCCACCGTGGCGGCCGGGCATGTGCGCGAATTCACCGGAATGAACCCCCTCGAACCCGCCGGGCCCGCGGTCATCGTTGACCGCCCGGGATGGATTCGAGCCAACGTCGACGGGTTTCGGGTCGTGCTCGAACCCGTGCTCCAACAGATGGGCGCCGAACGGCTGAACACCAGCCCCGCCGGGAACCTGACCAGCGCGGTCGGTTCGCGGATCACCGGGGTCCAGCTGGGTGCCGTCCTCTCCTACCTGGCGGGGAAGGTCCTCGGTCAGTACGAGCTCTTCCTGCCACCGGGCCCGGACGGCACCACGCCGACCGGCCGCCTCACGCTGGTGGCGCCCAACATCGTCAACACCGAACGCGAGATGGACGTCGACGCCCGGGACTTCCGGCTGTGGGTGTGCCTGCACGAGGAGACCCACCGCATGCAGTTCACGGCCACGCCGTGGCTGCGCGCCTACGTCCAGGAGCTCATGCAGGAGCTGCTCCTGTCGTCGGAGATGGACGCGGCCGCGCTCATCGACCGGCTGCGCGCGGCGGGCGAGGCCGTCGCCGACGCCGTCCGCGGCGGGCGGGACTCCAACCTCCTCACCGCGTTCCAGACCCCGGAGCAGAAGGAGATCATGGACCGCGTCACCGCGGTCATGAGCCTGGCCGAGGGACACGGCGACTACGTGATGGACGCGGTCGGTCCCGAGGTGGTCCCGACCGTGGAACGGATCCGCGCGCGCTTCCAGAAGCGCCGCGAGACCCTCAACCCGCTCGACCGCATCATGCGCCAGCTGCTCGGCATGGACCTGAAGATGCGCCAGTACGAGGAGGGCGCCGCGTTCGTGAGCGCGGTGGTCGGCCAGGTCGGCATGACCGAGTTCAACAAGGTGTGGACCTCGCCCGAGACCCTGCCCACGCTGACCGAGATCCGCGACCCGAACGCCTGGATCGACCGCGTCGTGCGCCCGGCCGCCATCGCGGAGTGA
- a CDS encoding cupin domain-containing protein yields the protein MSPTNDVYVGNAGQDAPADQGWILGHFREVGDARHSDAVEVKWGVHPRGDERARWVTGEERTALLVLVSGRFRVDFPDRSVILAEQGDYVVWGKGVDHSWYAEEESVLLTVRWPSVPGYRVAG from the coding sequence ATGAGTCCCACGAACGACGTGTACGTCGGTAACGCCGGGCAGGACGCGCCGGCGGACCAGGGCTGGATCCTCGGCCACTTCCGGGAGGTCGGCGACGCCCGGCACAGCGACGCGGTGGAGGTCAAGTGGGGTGTGCACCCGCGGGGCGACGAGCGGGCCCGATGGGTGACCGGTGAGGAGCGCACGGCCCTGCTGGTGCTGGTGAGCGGCCGGTTCCGGGTGGACTTCCCCGACCGGAGCGTGATCCTCGCCGAGCAGGGCGACTACGTGGTCTGGGGCAAGGGCGTCGACCACAGCTGGTACGCCGAGGAGGAGTCGGTCCTGCTCACCGTGCGCTGGCCGTCCGTGCCGGGTTACCGGGTCGCGGGCTGA
- the dacB gene encoding D-alanyl-D-alanine carboxypeptidase/D-alanyl-D-alanine endopeptidase, giving the protein MRRVRGEVYLALALLNIFVLLAGFVSLDVIEARPLPAAPHPVTNAEGVAAAEPAASTPADPERIADILDDPMSAAGLEDGLTGYVTDASGTPLFELAPDTAVTPASTTKIATAVTVLDAVGPDHVLTTGAYFDTAENRVVLRGGGDATLTATADSGAYPQVATLAELAADTAEALAAEGVDTVSLGYDDSLFTGPETPPGWKPNYIPEGNASPVTALMIDSGRVAPGASGYGSRSTEPSLHAARAFADQLEEAGVTVEGEPSDTTATGEPIATVDSAPMSRLVESMMLSSDNIMAEAMGRTAAIAMGEEHTFAGATAATHRVMADLGVEGVTLTDNSGLSTQNRITPRALVELVRLAADPGHAELNAALTGLPTANSTGTLSSNNRYGESAATHDGAGLVRGKTGTLNGVSTLAGTIHDQEGNLFVFAFMANSESASGHQLDTLATALARCGCS; this is encoded by the coding sequence GTGCGACGGGTACGAGGCGAGGTCTACCTCGCGCTTGCCCTGCTCAACATATTCGTGCTGCTGGCAGGGTTTGTCTCCCTCGACGTCATCGAGGCTCGACCTCTTCCCGCGGCGCCCCATCCCGTCACGAACGCCGAGGGCGTGGCAGCGGCGGAACCCGCGGCCTCGACTCCGGCGGACCCGGAACGGATCGCGGACATCCTCGATGATCCCATGTCGGCCGCCGGGCTGGAGGACGGCCTCACCGGTTACGTGACGGACGCCTCCGGAACGCCGCTCTTCGAGCTCGCCCCGGACACCGCGGTGACCCCGGCCTCGACCACCAAGATCGCGACGGCGGTCACCGTACTGGACGCCGTCGGCCCCGACCACGTCCTGACCACCGGGGCCTACTTCGACACGGCGGAGAACCGGGTGGTGCTGCGCGGCGGGGGCGACGCGACCCTGACGGCCACGGCCGACTCCGGAGCCTACCCGCAGGTGGCCACCCTCGCCGAGCTCGCCGCCGACACCGCGGAGGCGCTCGCCGCCGAGGGGGTCGACACCGTCTCCCTGGGCTACGACGACTCCTTGTTCACCGGGCCCGAGACCCCGCCGGGCTGGAAGCCGAACTACATCCCCGAGGGCAACGCCTCGCCCGTCACCGCGCTGATGATCGACTCCGGGCGGGTGGCCCCCGGCGCCAGCGGCTACGGGTCGCGCTCGACCGAGCCGTCGCTGCACGCCGCCCGGGCCTTCGCCGACCAGCTCGAGGAGGCGGGCGTCACGGTCGAGGGTGAGCCCTCCGACACCACCGCCACGGGTGAGCCGATCGCCACGGTGGACTCGGCGCCCATGTCCAGGCTGGTGGAGTCCATGATGCTGTCCAGCGACAACATCATGGCCGAGGCCATGGGCCGGACCGCCGCGATCGCGATGGGCGAGGAGCACACCTTCGCCGGGGCCACCGCCGCCACCCACCGGGTGATGGCGGACCTGGGCGTGGAGGGTGTGACCCTGACCGACAACAGCGGGCTCAGCACGCAGAACCGCATCACGCCGCGCGCCCTGGTGGAGCTGGTCCGGCTCGCGGCCGACCCCGGCCACGCGGAGCTGAACGCGGCGCTGACCGGCCTGCCCACCGCGAACTCCACCGGAACCCTGAGCTCGAACAACCGCTACGGCGAGAGCGCCGCCACGCACGACGGCGCCGGGCTGGTCCGGGGCAAGACCGGCACGCTCAACGGGGTGAGCACCCTCGCGGGCACGATCCACGACCAGGAGGGGAACCTGTTCGTCTTCGCGTTCATGGCCAACAGCGAGTCGGCGTCGGGGCACCAGCTCGACACGCTGGCGACCGCCCTCGCCCGCTGCGGCTGCTCGTGA
- a CDS encoding inorganic diphosphatase, with amino-acid sequence MEFDVTIEIPKGERNKYEVDHETGRIRLDRMLFTSTTYPADYGFVEGTLGEDGDPLDALVLLKAPTFPGCLIRARAIGMFRMRDEAGGDDKLLCVPATDPRQEHLRDIHHVNEFERLEIEHFFTVYKDLEPGKSVEGASWVGRHEAEQEIVASVKRAEEAGTHGDTSHITSGD; translated from the coding sequence ATGGAATTCGACGTTACGATCGAGATCCCCAAGGGGGAGCGCAACAAGTACGAGGTGGACCACGAGACCGGTCGCATCCGTCTCGACCGCATGCTGTTCACCTCCACGACCTACCCCGCCGACTACGGATTCGTCGAGGGGACGCTGGGCGAGGACGGCGACCCCCTGGACGCCCTCGTCCTGCTCAAGGCTCCGACCTTCCCGGGCTGCCTGATCCGGGCCCGCGCCATCGGCATGTTCCGGATGCGCGACGAGGCGGGCGGCGACGACAAGCTGCTCTGCGTCCCGGCGACCGACCCGCGCCAGGAGCACCTGCGTGACATTCACCACGTGAACGAGTTCGAGCGCCTGGAGATCGAGCACTTCTTCACGGTCTACAAGGACCTGGAGCCGGGCAAGTCGGTCGAGGGCGCCAGCTGGGTCGGCCGCCACGAGGCGGAGCAGGAGATCGTCGCCTCGGTCAAGCGCGCCGAGGAGGCGGGGACCCACGGCGACACCTCGCACATCACCTCGGGCGACTAG
- a CDS encoding RNA polymerase sigma factor, producing MTDQDLLHALRSGRIPPADAYAQLLDDYGEELFRRCILVLRDRDAAHVVLRDTLIVARAHASRLRDAERLGEWLHALAEAECARHRENGPRCPQPREWRMPERTSLVRARVLNGMCGPELDGYRTHVAARADHFDRDGFPLPQGGGLGPRGPASLVPVALALICALLAIACAGYVLARDSAHGPIPGAVSTRP from the coding sequence ATGACGGACCAGGATCTTCTCCACGCCCTGCGCTCCGGCCGGATTCCGCCCGCGGACGCCTACGCGCAGCTCCTGGATGACTACGGAGAGGAACTGTTTCGGCGCTGCATCCTGGTCCTGCGTGATCGCGACGCGGCGCACGTGGTGCTGAGGGACACGCTGATCGTCGCCCGCGCGCACGCGTCGCGGCTGCGGGACGCCGAACGGCTGGGGGAGTGGCTGCACGCCCTGGCGGAGGCCGAGTGCGCGCGCCACAGGGAGAACGGGCCGCGCTGCCCGCAGCCGCGCGAGTGGCGCATGCCCGAACGGACCTCGCTGGTCCGTGCCCGTGTGCTCAACGGGATGTGCGGCCCGGAGCTGGACGGGTACCGCACGCACGTCGCGGCGCGGGCCGACCACTTCGACCGGGACGGCTTCCCCCTGCCGCAGGGCGGCGGGCTCGGTCCGCGCGGGCCGGCCTCGCTCGTCCCCGTCGCCCTGGCGCTGATCTGCGCCCTGCTGGCGATCGCCTGCGCGGGCTACGTCCTGGCCAGGGACAGCGCCCACGGGCCCATCCCCGGAGCGGTCTCCACCCGCCCATGA
- a CDS encoding exonuclease domain-containing protein, which translates to MRNRYPGTCTTCSDSVSTGDGVVVKEGGRWRTYCAEHEPRPTPPARGDHLGWHTTPLLGFDSETSDRDPATAFLVSAALVDREGKSRTWLVDPGPREIPADAVAIHGITTERARAEGRPATECLDEIAQALVDQLGAGQGLVVFNAPYDLGVLAAELARHGLPSLTDRLGGAVGPVVDPLVIDRGVDPYRRGKRNLGAMSEFYGVDLTDAHTATADAVAALAVAEEIGARHADVASLGLAELHQRQVEWALGFARGRQEWLDRTKPGHGTVVDGTWP; encoded by the coding sequence ATGCGCAACCGCTATCCCGGGACCTGCACCACCTGCTCGGACTCCGTCAGCACCGGAGACGGGGTCGTCGTCAAGGAGGGCGGCCGATGGCGCACGTACTGCGCCGAACACGAGCCGCGTCCCACCCCGCCCGCCCGCGGCGACCACCTGGGCTGGCACACCACCCCGCTGCTCGGATTCGACTCCGAGACCTCCGACCGTGACCCGGCCACCGCCTTCCTCGTCTCGGCGGCCCTGGTGGACCGCGAGGGCAAGAGCCGGACGTGGCTGGTCGACCCCGGCCCCCGCGAGATCCCCGCGGACGCGGTCGCCATCCACGGCATCACCACGGAACGGGCGCGGGCCGAGGGCCGGCCGGCGACGGAGTGCCTGGACGAGATCGCCCAGGCGCTCGTGGACCAGCTCGGCGCCGGACAGGGGCTCGTGGTCTTCAACGCGCCCTACGACCTCGGCGTGCTCGCCGCCGAGCTCGCCCGACACGGCCTGCCCTCCCTCACGGACCGCCTCGGCGGCGCCGTGGGGCCCGTGGTGGACCCGCTGGTGATCGATCGCGGGGTGGACCCCTACCGCCGCGGCAAGCGCAACCTGGGCGCCATGAGCGAGTTCTACGGCGTGGACCTGACCGACGCCCACACCGCGACCGCCGACGCCGTCGCCGCGCTCGCCGTGGCCGAGGAGATCGGCGCACGCCACGCGGACGTCGCCTCCCTCGGTCTGGCGGAACTCCACCAGCGCCAGGTCGAGTGGGCCCTGGGCTTCGCCCGCGGCCGCCAGGAGTGGCTCGACCGGACCAAGCCCGGCCACGGGACCGTGGTGGACGGCACCTGGCCGTAG